From the Papaver somniferum cultivar HN1 chromosome 2, ASM357369v1, whole genome shotgun sequence genome, the window TACTTCCTAGTACAATTAACTCTTGTATGTTCCTTTATGGAATAATGGGCTGAAACCAAACTTCATTGCTTCTACAATGAACTCTGGCTTAAGGTTTTGGGGTGAACTAAGGTGTAGATACTCTTGTTTATAGGTGCGGGGAATGTTCTATCATGCGTTTAACGGATACATGGACCACGCTTTTCCACTGGACGAATTAAGACCACTAACATGCAAAGGAGAAGATTCACTTGGTGGTTATGCTTTAACTCTCGTAAGATGATTGATCCTCACTTGTTTCTCTAGTGCGCTCTCTTTTAAGGTCTGGCTTAGCAGAGTATAATTTATGGTTTTGCTAATTCGGCAGATTGATTCTCTGGATACATTAGCATTACTTGGTGACCGGGAGCGATTTTCTGCTTCTGTTGAATGGATTGGTAAAAACCTTCGCTTTGATATTGTAAGTAGTCATCGTCGTGATCATCCGGTTATCTCAACTACACACCCTATTCAAGTTATAAACCTTTATTTTGTTCTCACAAGCGATTTGGTTGTCTGTTTAATGTTTATGATGATGCATGACACTTTAAGCCCTGTTACATTATTACGTATCTTCTATATGGTTGTGGTGAAAAATATGAAACTTGTGTATAGTGTGAGGTGAAGTAGCATCCTTTTCAGAATACACACCGCACAGTTTAACAGAATGAATGTGCATCAAAGAAAAGTTACTGAGATACTGAGACTGATGAGGTCATAGCACGTATAACTATTTACCATCCTGAGCAAATGTCATTGCGATATCTAGATGTGATGCTTTTTTATTGGTTAATGATTAATCCTATTTTTGGTGTAAATGTCAAGTATAGAGACCAGCTCTGTAGTTCATTATGCTCTTTTCTTGTTTGGTTTGCTAGTGTTGACTAATCTCTTTTCGTATTATGATTTGCTTAATTGAAAAAGATTCATTGAAAATATGTGTTACAAGTCATTCTAAAagaattctattttattttgtttgggcCATTTGCAGAATAAAACTGTATCATTGTTTGAGACAACAATCAGGATACTTGGAGGCTTGCTTTCCGCACATCTTATTGCTAGTGATTATGCTACGGTATGCTCTATATTTGTATTTGAACTTTGAGGTACCTAACATATGAGCTCATAACTTCACGTAGTTAGTCAGTTTGTGTTTTTGCAAATGTGACAATGATTTGCTGCTTCAACTTTCTTTCTGGCTTTAGTGTTAAAAATCTCATGAACTCTTTGGTCAACTTCTATTTTAGGGAATGAGAGTTCCATCGTACAACGACGAGTTACTCCACTTATCTGAAGATCTAGCTCAAAGATTGTTACCAGCATTTGACACTCCTACAGGTAGAACTTGTTTTTCCTCTGTGGGAACTGAGTGATTTGCCTGGAAATTTAGTTAATCTTATCATTTTTTGCCGTGTACCATGTTGAATATGGCTCTTTATAGTTTTTATAGCTGTACTTAAAATGAATACTCTTGGGTTACCTGACTTTGTGGTTTCGATAATGTGGATCTTGTTAATTAACATTGTGTATCTTGCCAATGTTTTCTACAACATTACGTCTCATCAGATTGTTCTTGTAACTGTAGTATGGTAGACTAAATGTAATTTTATTGGTAACATATGTTTTATTGCAGGAATCCCATTTGGATCTGTCAATTTATTGCATGGGGTTGATGATGATGAAAGCAAGGCAAGGTCTCTATGTTTCTTTTGACCCTCATAAATATTAGATGTTTCATTAGCCTTAGGGGACCTTCCACGGATTTGGCCTATAGAACATACTGATCTGCATTTAGTTGAGAACCTAATTATACTCATTGATTTTAGTGGAAGTCATCTGGATTGTATGAAAAACCAAATAGTCATCATCATGACTTCTCAATGAACCTAAATCATCTCAGTTTTTTGTATGTAGATAACTTCAACAGCTGGTGGAGGTACTTTGACTTTAGAATTTGGGGTGCTAAGTCGCTTGACAAACAATCCAGGTAATTGCGACCTGTTGTTGGGTAACTTGAGTTGATTCTTGTTAAGTTTTTATAGCAATCATGGTATGTCTTATTAAATGGCAAGTTTAAATTCTGTTTCTTgtgattatttgtttttttactcTTTTATGCCTGATTCCTGTAACAGTCGTGTacgattttgttttgattgtctGCAGTTTATGAGCAAGTTACGAAGAATGCGGTGCGGGGATTATGGTCGCGCCGATCAAAACTTGACCTTGTTGGCGCTCATATTAACGTTTTCACAGGTGAATGGACACAGAAGGTAACTCCTGTTATCTCCATTGTTTCTTATGTTGAAGATTGTCTAATGTATTTTCTGTGAGCTGGACAGAGGGGCTCTTTGTCTTTCGTAGGTCGAGAACAAATAATTGCAACCCTGTTTTATTTTTGACATGAATAGTTATAATATCTATGAGGAATCGGCACCGTCCAGTGCCTACAACTTTGACCGAGACAAAAGTAAAGATTTTATTTGCTCTTATGTTTCCATTATATTTGAACATTttaaattgaagcaaaaatgaaatTCCAGTTTTTGTTAACAAGACGTTGTTCCTTAGATGAATGATATCTGTCGCTTAAGATGCACTGTACTctaaagtttcaacaactgtgcTAAGTATGGACCATCGATCAGTTTAATTTAGTAACATTCAACTTTTAGTGCAAAATCCATTAGCTATTGTAGCTTAAGTACCATCAGAAAAGTCATACTTGTACTTAAGGTAATTATTCTTGATTCATGTAATGACTTGGTTACATTATGGTCATATTCAGTTTATTTGTGACATCATTAAGTTCTCTTTTTCTTTCACGAGTTAATTCATGTGATTGTCCTTTTACTTGTTAGTCTCTTATTGACATGACAAATTTATATCTTGTTATATTCCCATGTTTAATTGCTTTGCAGGACGCTGGAATAGGAACAAGTATCGACTCCTTTTACGAGTATCTTCTGAAGGCAAGTTCTAGTTATCTCAATATTGGACAAAATCTCCACTAGCTGGATTTATTAGGGAATCAAATTGTAGAAAGTAAATTCTCCTGGTTTAGATTCCAATTACTGTTTGTCTTTCAGCTTTTAGATAAAGGCTACATGGTTGTCAGTTGAGACAGGCACGTATTATAGGATTTTTTCATAACCAGGGTATCTTTTGTTGGCATCTTGTTCTTCAGGCCTACATATTATTTGGAAATGAGGAATATCTATTTATGTTCCAAGAAGCTTATAGGGCAGCAATGCACTATCTCTACAACGATCCTTGGTAAGATTCGGTTATCTGCCTGTGGCTTTATGATTCCAGCATTTGTTAGGTTACCTTGATGCATTTGAAAATTGTACTTTTAAAACATCTGTAGGTACGTAGAGGTGAATATGAACTCCGCTCAACTTGTCTGGCCACTGTTTAATAGTCTGCAAGCATTCTGGCCAGGACTTCAGGTACTTTATTATTTCTTATAATCCCTGGAGGCTTTTAATCCCTGGAGGAGTTAATTCGTGGGAAGTTTAATATATTCTTCTTCGCAAGGTTTTGGCTGGCGATATTGACCCTGCGATTAGAACGCACGCTGCTTTTTTTAGTGTCTGGAAAAAATACGGCTTCACTCCAGAAGGATTTAATCTTGCTACATTCACTGTCCAGGTGTGTTCATTTAACACTCAAGAATTCAACTTTTGCGATTCATGTAAATTACTGTTTCTTCTTTTGTAGGCAACTAGAGACTTATGAAAGAATACTCCGCTATAGTATTATGTGTGGATTTCTCTTTGCTATATGACTTGTAGTCTTTGAATTGCACAGTATGGTCAAAAGAGTTATCCCCTTCGTCCAGAGTTAATCGAAAGCACATATTGGCTGTACAAAGCGACCAGAGATCCAAGGTCAGGTCTCATTTTGATTTACTGTTAGTTTTACTCCGAAGTTTGGTGGTTCTTTGAAGGTTTAGAAGGTTTTTCTAACAAATGATTTAGTTAGAAGTTTCTTGAAATAAGGAACATCATTATAGAAATCTTGCTACTAAAATACACAAAAATCTGTAGAATTTATAGGGGTTGCACTTTCTTTTATCTAGGTCTTGCAGATTTAGTGTATTTCCATTCCTTCAGGAGAAGGTGAAAAGCCTATTGTGTACCAGAGGGTTGCAAAAGTTTGTGCATTTTGGGTGGTCGAATTCTGAATCGTTTGGCCATCAAAATAAAGTTTATTTCCATATTGAATAGAACTATAGAAACCAACCATGTAAatttttgcttcaaaaaaaaaaatgtaaatttcaTGGTAGCTGTCTGGTTATGAATAAAGGCTTAAGAAAATAAAGTGAAAAATGAACAGAAGCCAACCATGTAAATTTCATAGTAGCTATCTGGTTATGAATAAAAGGCCTAAGAAAATAAAGGGGAAAATCCTTAACTTTGCTGCTTATCTGGCTGTTCATTGTAGGTATCTTGATGCTGGGCGGGATATGGTTGCCAGCCTTCAATATGGAGCGAAGTGTGCGTGTGGGTATTGCCATATATCAGACGTGGAGTCCCACGTACAAGAGGACCACATGGAAAGCTTCTTTCTCGCAGAAACAGTAAGGACCATGACTAGCAGTTAAAAATGTGTTTTTTAGTTTCTTGTATCAGCGAAGTTGTTGTTTTTTATGGAATTGGGTTGCACATTCACAGCACCCCCTGGGGCCACCCTGCCTGACTAATTTGCTGCCCCAAAGACAAATGTTGTTTTGCCTATATAAATCTTAAcatctgatctttattttgtaaCATTGGTTGGTTAATAGTGGTGGACTGTGCCAGAAAAAGAATACCATGAGTCAGATGGATTTGTAAAATCACTTAAATATAACTGACTTTAATTTTGGCAATATGGCGATGCTCGCTTGACCCAGCTCTTGGTAGTACAACCATCTGGCAATGGTGTAGATAAGGCAAAATGGTCCTAGATGATTTAGTTGTTTGGGACTATCCAAGACCAAAGGCTGTTTAACAATCAAACTATATCTGTAAATTAAGTGATCATGTTTGCTCAATTTGGTGACTAAGGAACCATCAGTGCCGAGTAACTACCTTTTATGAGTATGCTGGAATGCTGAAGAGCCTACCAGTCCTCCTTGCATTATACTTACATTTTTCTTTATATTTAGATTTTTTTCCTGTTTCATTATGTTTGCTTCTGTTTCTTATTTACGTGCATCATGAATCTCCTTACAGGTAAAATATTTGTGGCTTCTTTTTGACTTAGCTGCGGGACCCGACAACCTTGTCGAGAATGGGCCATACAAGTAAGTGCAAATGTATCCAATGGAGTCTAGACTCTAGACTAATTTATTTGGTGTTTTCTCACATGAGGTCATGGGTCAGTCACTTGTAGCAGTTTAAGTCCTCCTGTCAAAAGCGGTGAACAGAAGGACTTCTTTTTAAGTGGAAACCCACCGAAAGAAGTCATTTCGGTGGTGTTAGTTCAATTGTTGGTGTGGAGTGGACTGTTTGAATTCCATAATTCGAGTTTGTGGTTTTCCTGCTGAACACACTAGTTTTCAACAATTGACAAAGTTTCACTAGATTGATTTCATCAAGTAATAAGTAGTAACTCAGAGAAAAAGTCCATCATGGTTTTCTTGTTTGATATTAGTCTTCGCTTCCTGCAGGTACATTTTTAGCACAGAAGGCCACTTATTGCCTGCGACGCCAGAAATTTCCCTGGTAAATGAACAGTGTTCTTATTTAGGTGCATTCTGCAGAGCTTATGATGCAAGGCGTAAATCACCTTTCAATGCCTCAGATGATGCTTCTCAAGAAAGTAATGGGTCAAAGCTCCACTTTAGTTGGGGTTCAACTAGTTTTTCTTCTGACCACACATTCCATGGATCTGGTTCCAGATCGGGGTTGATTAAGGTATGCCAGTAGGGTGTTCTATGCAGCATTTCTATGTACTGGCGCTTTATTATATGCCTTgaatgttttcttttgtttccgcAGGGTCTCTGCCCTGGACTAACTCATGGACAGAAGTTAGGTATATCATATCTAGCTGAAACAGATATAACTCACAAAGCTGACCAAACAAATCAACAAGAAGTTACTTTGGTGCAGAGTAATTCTGTGATGGTTATTTCTAACTCCAAATCCATACCTCGAACCGAGAAGAATGACCTCGGTGACATACAAGATCCTAGTCCTACCAGCTCAGAAGTGACCCATCCGGGCCATCCCAAAAATGAAGGCGATGTGCCTGCTTCTAGTTGAGAAAGTCGGTTAAAGAGATGGATGTATGATATGGTTTCAACCTCACATGTGGCCTCCCAACACCCTATCGTCTTTTTGTGGTTAGGGTGCAGGGATGAATGATAGACCAGCTCTGCAGGTAGGTTGTATGTGAAACAGAACCCAAAATATACCCCCTACGTGCCCTGGAGAAATTATCAATTCATTTTCTGACGATTGGGGTGTCTACCTTGGGTTGCTCCTTAATTTTGCTTAGGAGAGTTGTATGGAATTCATACATGTATAGAGAGTTAAATAGTTTCAGCTCACTGTCTGGATCATAGTATGCAGTTGTGCACTAGTGACTACTTAAAAACATCTCTACCTCTGTTATACAGATAATTTATGAAAAATTACACACAAggaaaaactttttttttaagaaaaaaattgattgatgaaGAATCGCTAAAGAAATTTACATGTGTACCATTTTATCATGTTAATATAGCTGCCCTCGCTTGAATCGAGTTTTTACTTATCAGGGACTTCCTCAAAAGAAGACCAGCAAATTTTCGGTACAAGCTAGGTTTGAATTCAGATCTGTGGGTTCATCAAGTATGGGGTGACTGCTGAGCAGCTTACGTATGCAGGGAGGTAACAAAATGGAAGCTTTTTCAAAAACTAGGAAAGCAAGTGGTTCATCAAGTGGAGATAAAAGCTAGATAAATAGTTGGGTCCTTTGATCACCGCCAAGGCGCAGCATACCGCATTGCATTTGATATGCAATGTTAGACTCGATATCTCCCCTTTTCGCCAAACCCATATCCTTTATGAATGGTGATTGCTTTGGGAGATTAGAGGCATCATCCGAAGGCTATAAAGGAGCCATTTTCATTTTTGGTACCAGACGAGTCATTATGTCACA encodes:
- the LOC113347235 gene encoding alpha-mannosidase I MNS4-like, which translates into the protein MKPSPPNLLTFHFILIVLSFFIHKSLAVGVDRDEAKQLRDEVRGMFYHAFNGYMDHAFPLDELRPLTCKGEDSLGGYALTLIDSLDTLALLGDRERFSASVEWIGKNLRFDINKTVSLFETTIRILGGLLSAHLIASDYATGMRVPSYNDELLHLSEDLAQRLLPAFDTPTGIPFGSVNLLHGVDDDESKITSTAGGGTLTLEFGVLSRLTNNPVYEQVTKNAVRGLWSRRSKLDLVGAHINVFTGEWTQKDAGIGTSIDSFYEYLLKAYILFGNEEYLFMFQEAYRAAMHYLYNDPWYVEVNMNSAQLVWPLFNSLQAFWPGLQVLAGDIDPAIRTHAAFFSVWKKYGFTPEGFNLATFTVQYGQKSYPLRPELIESTYWLYKATRDPRYLDAGRDMVASLQYGAKCACGYCHISDVESHVQEDHMESFFLAETVKYLWLLFDLAAGPDNLVENGPYKYIFSTEGHLLPATPEISLVNEQCSYLGAFCRAYDARRKSPFNASDDASQESNGSKLHFSWGSTSFSSDHTFHGSGSRSGLIKGLCPGLTHGQKLGISYLAETDITHKADQTNQQEVTLVQSNSVMVISNSKSIPRTEKNDLGDIQDPSPTSSEVTHPGHPKNEGDVPASS